A single window of Colletes latitarsis isolate SP2378_abdomen chromosome 11, iyColLati1, whole genome shotgun sequence DNA harbors:
- the LOC143347640 gene encoding farnesol dehydrogenase-like has product MERWAGKVAIVTGASTGIGAAISKSLVDNDVKVVGLARRMEMLQEVAGRLKKGMFHPIVCDVRKEEDILKAFEWTKKKFGGADILVNNAGVVSQTSIIDTPTEEYRRVIDINVIAPAICAREFAQSIKERNSVGHIINISSVAGRYAECIKIPMGMYCPSKYALNALTTELRHEIIHNKLNIKITTISPGAVLTDMLKNVVKSEAILNIVPSLKDTDIADGVIYTLKTPLGAEVHDIMIMPQNAMLNFDSNILQ; this is encoded by the exons ATGGAACGTTGGGCTGGAAAAGTGGCGATCGTGACTGGTGCGAGCACCGGTATCGGTGCAGCGATCTCTAAATCCCTCGTGGACAACGATGTTAAGGTGGTTGGTCTCGCGAGAAGGATGGAGATGCTTCAGGAGGTGGCCGGGAGATTGAAGAAAGGCATGTTCCACCCGATCGTGTGCGATGTCAGAAAAGAGGAGGACATCCTGAAGGCCTTCGAGTGGACTAAAAAGAAATTTGGTGGCGCTGACATCCTTGTCAACAATGCCGGCGTGGTTTCGCAAACGAGCATCATTG ATACGCCCACCGAGGAGTACCGTAGAGTAATAGATATTAACGTCATAGCTCCAGCGATTTGCGCCCGTGAATTTGCACAATCTATCAAAGAACGAAACAGTGTCGGGCATATAATTAATATCAGCAG CGTGGCCGGACGATACGCGGAATGCATCAAAATACCGATGGGAATGTATTGTCCTAGCAAATATGCATTAAATGCATTGACCACGGAACTACGTCATGAAATAATACACAACAAGCTGAACATTAAAATAACG ACCATCAGCCCTGGAGCTGTTTTAACAGATATGTTGAAAAATGTCGTTAAATCTGAGGCAATTCTAAACATTGTACCATCATTGAAAGACACGGACATTGCCGATGGCGTCATTTATACATTAAAAACGCCACTGGGTGCAGAG GTCCATGACATAATGATTATGCCGCAAAACGCAATGCTTAATTTTGAT AGCAACATATTGCAGTga